The Cryptomeria japonica chromosome 9, Sugi_1.0, whole genome shotgun sequence DNA segment CGTCTAATTTctcacataataatatattatttaaaacttactaaacaataaatatattttatttccaaaatcttcCAAATAAAATAGTACTTTAACCTTTTTCCacataatgaaataaataacaatatacatatatatatatatacacacacacacatatatacatatatacacatatatatatatatgtgtgtgcgtgtgtgtgtgtgtgtacatatatacatatatgtatatgtgtatatatgtatacatatgtatatatacatatatgtatatgtgtatatatgtatacatatgtatatatacatatatatatatatgtatacatatgtatatatacttatatatatatatatgtgtgtgtgtgtatatatatgtagatatatatgtagatatatatatatatagatgtatatacatatacatatacatatacaacatatatatatatagatgtatatatatagatgtatatatatatatatatacatatatatatatatatatatatacatatatatatatatatatatatatatatatatgtagatgtatatgtatatgtacatatgtacatatatgtacatatataaccACCCGCTGGAGGCATGTAAAAAGTTAAGGCAATTTAATATTGCCTAGTAGCtttgctaccatagggtagcatgCTGTCGTACGGTAGCACTACTACCCGTATGGTAGCATTGCTACCCTACAGTAGCATCTGCTACCGCCGGTAGTACTTGCTACCGTCGGTAGCAAGctacccccccgccccccccccgcTCCCCCTCCccccattattattattattatttttaattttatttactatgaCATACACAGCCAAAAAGAAAACCAGTCTCACAGAGACTAAGAAAATAATTCTTTTTCCAAAACCTATAAGTTTTCTTAAAtttacatcttttttttttttaataaaatctaaataatAACTCATAAAAATAAATACTAGCAAATAATATACCCAGATACTCAAAAAAAAAACCAGAGATTGGGAAAAACACCAACCCAGACAAATTCTTTCACAAAGCCATATCGACTGAATATCTCAAAGAAATTAGGCAACACAAGAATGGGAAAGAGGaaatatgattattattatttttttttctttttcttatttcatgcgggcgccggtaggaaagagtggaggtgagaaaacctccggccttgcccgggaccatagtcTAGCTAGTCCTGACTTAATATACAATAATTCCAGATTTTGATACATCAACACCCCGGGCCAGGGTGATCAGGAGGGGGTGTTTCTATTTTACCCCTCCCTTACAAGCCCTAATTTGCAAGTTTCAAAAATCATTTGTCCCTTAACTTCCACCTGCATGGCTCTGAAGTTGTTCTTTGGTTGTATATAGTATCCCTTAATTGCTCAGGGTATACCTGTTTGGCTTGCATGGTTAGTTACTCAAACACTAGGCAGATTTGTTAGTATCGATCAGTCCATTATCATAAATGAAATTTTATCTGTAAAGCTAGAGAGATACCTTAATAAACTATCCTATGAAACCTATCCTCATAGAACATAAATAAGAGATATACAACTTAAAACTAAGTTGGGTTTCCAAATTCGATTATCTTAGGCCCAATCATGATCAACCCAAGACCCATCCAGACAAGGAGTCTTCAACTTACCAACTCTTGTTAATGCTCCTGGATGCGATCCTTGAGAAGGAAGAGATCCAAGCTACAATAACAAGAGTAGGTAAATGAGATTCGGTCAGTCCCACCTCCCTTTCCCTATAAATTTATAGCAGAGAGGATGACAGAGTATGATTATGCCAGGCTGGCTATAAATTTCTATCCAGACCCCGAATTTTGCATATTAGCCACCTTTAAACCATAGTCTTAAGATATGACAGGCAGATAGCAAATATAGAACTTCAACAAGGGGCACTAGAGTTACTATCATTGATTCGTATTCTAAAATACATACCATCAGTATGAGTAAATACCAGTAAATGCATGCGTTTAGATGCTTGCTAATATCTAAAGTAAATATTTGAATTACTGGATATCCAGATCAGAATGTTAAAATATGTCTATATAAACATTTGTCTTTAAGATTCGATACACGTTACTATTTAACCCCAATCACTGTTAACTATAGATAAAACCCTGTTTACTAGATTTAGTAATCTACTTTGAATCACCAATATaatcaaaaagttagtggcaagaATATCTCCTGCAAAAATGACCTTGTTTTTCTATCAAGAATTATACCCTATTGAAACTGAAGGTAAGAAAATAAGATTGAGAGGTGGAGAGGAATGAAGTATGCATCGGTGACTGAATATTTAGAAGAAGGCAAGAGTAGGAAAAAAGAACATGAACAATTTTATCTTACTTTATGTAAATATAGTTATAAAGGTTAATgcttatacatgcatacatacatacatacatacattcaagCAGTTTATGTACCTGCAGATGACTTGACTGATCCCGCTCCTGCTACAACATTTGCACATTTAGATGCTACTACTGTACTATCGAGAGGATTAGCTGCCAAGGGGATCTATCCAGCAGTAGATCTGTTAGATTCCACGTCAACTATGCTCCAACCTTCGATCGTAGGTGAAGAACATTATGAAACTGCGCAAGGAGTTAAACAAACTTTGCAACGTTATAAGGAACTTCAAGATATTATAGCTATTCTTGGATTAGACGAATTATCAAAAGACGATCGTTTAATCGTGGCAAGAGCAAGAAAAATTGAACGGTTTTTGTCACAACCCTTTTTTGTAGCAGAGGTATTCACTGGTTCCCCCGGTAAATATGTTAGTCTAATAGAGACAATTAGAGGTTTTCAAATGATCCTTTCCAGAGAATTAGATGTTCTACCCGAACAGTCTTTTTATTTGGTGGGTAACATTGATGAAGCTACCGCAAAGGCTATgaacttaaaagaaatttaaagAAACAAAATGAACCTAAACCTTCGTGTAGTCACTCCCAATCGAGTTGTTTGGGATTCAGAAGTTCAAGAAATAATATTAGCTACTAATAATGGTCAAATGGGTGTATTACCGAACCATACTGCACTTGTAACAGCTTTGGATATATGAGTCATGAAGATACGACTCAATGCTCAGTGGTCCACTATGGCTTTGATGGGTGGTTTTGCCACGATAG contains these protein-coding regions:
- the LOC131858446 gene encoding ATP synthase subunit beta, chloroplastic-like — encoded protein: MHTYIHTYIQAVYVPADDLTDPAPATTFAHLDATTVLSRGLAAKGIYPAVDLLDSTSTMLQPSIVGEEHYETAQGVKQTLQRYKELQDIIAILGLDELSKDDRLIVARARKIERFLSQPFFVAEVFTGSPGKYVSLIETIRGFQMILSRELDVLPEQSFYLVGNIDEATAKAMNLKEI